The following coding sequences lie in one Paramisgurnus dabryanus chromosome 16, PD_genome_1.1, whole genome shotgun sequence genomic window:
- the bod1l1 gene encoding uncharacterized protein bod1l1 isoform X4, with the protein MSSLHPGDPQLVSVIVNHLKTEGLFDQFRRDCLADVDTKPAYLHLRQRVDNFVSNHLANHTWSPQLNKNQLRNTIRQLVLQSGMLEQGVDRIVAQVVDPKVHHNFRPQVERVVRKFLSPNSSLEEDEPPLAAPPPTTENQEYQLLAPDDRSDAADVQNQETSSSDPTQEQKEEEMDISLNEEEQHTALIEAEEVPEEKDGGEEKEIKLEKEEVKEQGDAENENSTKSSGKIKEETKESDSQKVSGVKQRSGDRLREEYSLEDSDLDGLSDITVSSVHTSDLSSFEGDSDDDPPLSESTEEGEISSEDERGQKTSAGEEKKSRGVRQGYIHKPFLYSRYYSDSDDEVTVEQRRRNVAKDKEERLLKRQQNRERLEEKRRQRAAQTEEQERRKQRPRAKEARKEQKVLEKKVALSRQRKRDNRKDEEKNKNENEGDSVNKDVKAGCLKSSRRSSDLEEQRKKKADDASEEKLQTKTDKNRVHSFILDLELGTEEAQRQRTGGKSERSVRKDSHGKEKERKEKEPSVCDERIKTKLKTESKRAGDASISASDEKEDRKASKVKVDRKSSVSSRESKASISEAADEGSLKKGKMPVDTLKEKTKGEKVGSKSDSKLLRRLDSTGSSEERSEVEASSEVTLKKDKQVPIKPKEVKPADKLKVKSDRKDSSTGERDKRHGSETESDARKAEVGTKVRSVSEKHRSKSREDLKSQKSEKKMPNQDTKSKAEKKTSEEPHKTKDSKTGKRATEKKVQKDSERKSGGKDSSASPTEPTAPMSPVAEPSPVSGTTPLPDDTFGALSDVTADSDGDDVTEPRSLSAEADALLSLMTATSDITQQAVRQETEADLKMKEAALTLLSMDPDIARSSDVIVAESQVAIQMTSDATGCCIPETQSESCAPAVGQQDEQQQDAAASASTVKPTKTETLTVNEVVTSEVADGQREKGDNEKSMEILPADAAEPARANTVDIAQEKQRLETEFAQTLTAEATESTETLKAEAAESAHTPMTAKADADVSAQTPTAEVTESPMMLAADAAKPAQTPTPEGTESHTTLAADPAQTLSAEVTESSTALAADAAEPAQTLTAEVTESSTTLAPGAAEPAQTPTAEVTESPTTLTADAAEPVQTPIAEIMESSTTLAADAAEPAQTPTAEVMESSTTLAADAAEPAQTPTAEVTESPMTLAVDAAEPVQTPTADLTESPMTLAADAAEPAQTPTADVTEIKKTLAEDAAEAVQTLTAEVTESQTTHSADAAESVQTPIAEVTESQTTLKADAVEHVQPPTTVKADTDVPAQTLSAEVAESPMTLTADTAQPVQTPTTVKADAAEPPQTPTAEVTESPTTLAADAAEPAQTPTAEVTESSTTLAADAAEPAQTLTAELAHTLSAEVTESLATVKADTAEPAQMLNAKTVDAAQTLPEEITEPVQINKVDPAKPVKSHMAETVESATDPVHTVTADTTVSAQNHTTSATYPNTAESAQTSTTDSASVSDEQDKSTSDVSETTDGSGTRRGGSANQRAGSSQSKEELVKEKEPQEGRRSRRSAAQNKDLPTVKPAMKRKKSDTSTTDLAADEIEEETKKSAKQRRNEVSPSKDQEVMKASDEEEEEEKKDEEDVTGDKEEAQRKPPRRGRTCKTTDDSDAGVSEKRDTAEKEEDEEEETSSRATTRAASRLEAERNKPSKPSTRALSKLSGKEEVSSSTRSVRGRKRETSPPVSRTRGGQKSDDPPSKRVKR; encoded by the exons ATGTCGTCGCTGCACCCCGGAGACCCGCAGTTGGTGTCGGTGATCGTGAATCACCTGAAGACGGAAGGATTATTTGATCAGTTCCGTAGAGACTGTCTGGCAGACGTTGACACAAAG CCAGCGTATTTACACTTACGACAGCGAGTGGACAACTTTGTGTCCAACCATCTGGCCAACCACACATGGAGCCCACAGCTAAACAAGAACCAGCTGAGAAACACCATCAGACAACTGGTCCTACA GTCAGGGATGTTGGAGCAAGGGGTGGACAGAATCGTGGCACAAGTTGTTGATCCAAAGGTCCATCACAACTTTCGGCCGCAGGTGGAACGAGTTGTGAGGAAGTTTCTGTCTCCCAACAGCAGTTTGGAAGAGGACGAGCCGCCCCTTGCGGCTCCGCCTCCCACCACAGAAAACCAGGAATATCAGCTGCTGGCTCCAGATGACAGAAGTGATGCAG CTGATGTTCAGAACCAAGAGACCAGCAGCTCTGACCCGACCCAGGAGCAGAAAGAGGAGGAGATGGACATAAGCCTCAATGAGGAGGAGCAGCACACCGCTCTGATCGAGGCAGAGGAAGTGCCAGAGGAGAAAGATGGAGGagaagagaaagagataaagttGGAGAAAGAGGAGGTGAAGGAGCAGGGAGACGCAGAGAATGAGAACAGCACTAAATCGTCAGGAAAGATCAAAGAGGAGACCAAAGAGTCTGACTCCCAGAAAGTGTCCGGTGTAAAGCAGAGGTCTGGAGACCGACTGAGAGAAG aatACTCTCTGGAGGATTCGGATCTGGACGGTCTCAGTGACATCACAGTGAGTTCTGTTCATACCAGCGATCTGTCCTCGTTTGAGGGCGACAGCGATGATGATCCACCACTGTCGGAGTCCACGGAAGAGGGCGAGATCAGTTCAGAGG atgAGAGAGGACAGAAGACATCCGCTGGTGAAGAGAAGAAATCTCGCGGTGTGAGGCAGGGCTACATACACAAACCCTTCCTGTACTCCCGTTACTATAGCGACTCTGATGATGAGGTCACTGTGGAGCAGCGCCGGCGCAATGtg GCCAAAGATAAAGAGGAGAGGTTGTTAAAGCGCCAACAGAACCGAGAGCGTCTGGAGGAGAAACGCAGACAGAGAGCAGCTCAGACTGAGGAGCAGG AGCGGAGGAAACAACGGCCACGGGCAAAAGAAGCTCGAAAAGAACAGAAAGTCCTGGAGAAGAAAGTGGCTCTTAGCAGACAAAGAAAGAGAGACAACAG AAAAgatgaagaaaaaaataaaaatgaaaatgaaggaGATTCAGTCAACAAAGAT GTGAAGGCCGGGTGTCTGAAGTCCTCACGGCGCTCGTCTGATCTGGAGGAGCAGCGCAAAAAGAAAGCAGACGATGCCAGCGAGGAGAAACTACAAACAAAAACTGACAAAAACCGCGTCCACTCTTTCATCCTGGACCTGGAGCTCGGAACAGAGGAAGCTCAACGTCAGAGAACGGGTGGAAAATCTGAGCGAAGTGTTCGGAAAGACTCGCACGGCAAAGAAAAGGAGCGCAAGGAGAAAGAGCCCAGTGTCTGTGATGAACGGATCAAGACCAAACTGAAGACTGAGAGCAAGAGGGCTGGAGATGCATCTATCTCGGCTTCTGATGAGAAAGAAGACAGGAAGGCCTCAAAGGTCAAGGTAGACAGGAAGAGCTCGGTGTCTTCGAGAGAAAGCAAGGCGTCTATTTCTGAAGCTGCAGACGAGGGCAGTCTCAAGAAAGGAAAGATGCCTGTGGACACTCTAAAGGAGAAAACAAAGGGAGAGAAGGTGGGAAGCAAAAGTGACTCGAAGCTGCTCCGCCGTTTAGACTCCACAGGCTCATCTGAGGAAAGGTCAGAGGTGGAGGCAAGTTCAGAAGTCACCCTGAAGAAAGACAAGCAAGTCCCAATAAAGCCAAAGGAGGTCAAACCAGCAGACAAGCTCAAGGTGAAGTCTGACAGAAAGGACTCCTCGACAGGAGAAAGAGACAAGAGACATGGCTCAGAAACTGAAAGTGACGCCCGGAAAGCAGAAGTAGGGACGAAGGTCAGATCCGTGTCAGAGAAACACAGATCTAAATCCAGAGAGGACCTGAAATCCCAGAAGTCTGAAAAGAAGATGCCAAACCAGGACACCAAGAGCAAAGCGGAAAAGAAAACCTCAGAAGAGCCTCACAAAACCAAAGATTCAAAAACTGGAAAAAGAGCAACCGAGAAAAAGGTGCAAAAAGATTCTGAGAGAAAGTCAGGAGGAAAGGATTCAAGCGCAAGCCCGACAGAACCCACGGCCCCGATGTCTCCTGTAGCAGAACCGTCACCTGTCTCCGGCACTACCCCTTTACCGGACGACACGTTTGGCGCGCTGAGCGACGTCACTGCTGACTCAGACGGCGATGATGTGACGGAGCCCCGCTCGCTATCGGCAGAGGCCGACGCCCTCTTGAGTCTGATGACGGCAACAAGTGACATCACGCAGCAAGCTGTAAGACAGGAGACGGAAGCTGATCTAAAGATGAAGGAAGCGGCACTTACATTGCTCTCGATGGATCCAGATATTGCACGCTCATCAGATGTCATTGTTGCAGAATCACAGGTTGCTATTCAGATGACGTCAGATGCCACAGGATGCTGTATACCCGAGACACAAAGTGAGAGTTGTGCGCCTGCTGTCGGTCAGCAGGATGAACAACAGCAAGATGCAG CTGCATCTGCCTCCACTGTGAAACCCACCAAGACTGAGACCCTTACAGTAAATGAGGTGGTGACATCAGAG GTTGCTGATGGGCAGAGAGAGAAAGGAGACAATGAGAAAAGCATGGAGATTCTTCCTGCAGACGCAGCTGAGCCAGCTCGGGCCAACACGGTAGACATAGCCCAGGAAAAACAGAGATTGGAAACTGAGTTTGCGCAGACACTTACTGCAGAGGCAACTGAATCTACAGAAACACTCAAAGCAGAAGCAGCTGAGTCTGCTCACACTCCAATGACAGCCAAAGCTGACGCCGACGTTTCTGCGCAGACACCTACTGCGGAGGTAACAGAATCGCCAATGATGCTTGCAGCAGACGCAGCTAAGCCTGCGCAGACACCCACTCCAGAGGGAACAGAATCACATACGACACTTGCAGCTGATCCTGCGCAGACACTTTCTGCAGAGGTAACGGAATCTTCAACAGCACTTGCAGCAGACGCAGCTGAGCCTGCACAGACACTCACTGCAGAGGTAACAGAATCTTCAACGACACTTGCACCAGGCGCAGCTGAGCCTGCGCAGACACCCACTGCAGAGGTAACGGAATCTCCAACGACACTTACAGCAGACGCAGCTGAGCCTGTGCAGACACCCATTGCAGAGATAATGGAATCTTCAACAACGCTTGCAGCAGATGCAGCTGAGCCTGCGCAGACACCTACTGCAGAGGTAATGGAGTCTTCAACAACACTTGCAGCAGATGCAGCTGAGCCTGCGCAGACACCTACTGCAGAGGTTACGGAATCTCCAATGACACTTGCAGTAGACGCAGCTGAGCCTGTGCAGACACCTACTGCAGATTTAACGGAATCTCCAATGACACTTGCAGCAGACGCAGCTGAGCCTGCGCAGACACCTACTGCAGATGTAACAGAAATCAAAAAGACACTTGCAGAAGACGCAGCTGAGGCTGTGCAGACACTCACTGCAGAGGTAACAGAATCACAAACGACACATTCAGCAGATGCAGCTGAGTCTGTGCAGACACCTATTGCAGAGGTAACAGAATCACAAACGACACTTAAAGCAGATGCAGTTGAGCATGTGCAGCCCCCAACGACAGTCAAAGCAGACACAGATGTGCCTGCGCAGACACTTTCTGCAGAAGTAGCAGAATCTCCAATGACACTgacagcagacacagctcagcCTGTGCAGACTCCTACGACAGTCAAAGCAGATGCAGCTGAGCCTCCGCAGACACCTACTGCAGAGGTAACAGAATCTCCAACGACACTTGCAGCAGACGCAGCTGAACCTGCGCAGACACCTACTGCAGAGGTAACGGAATCTTCAACAACACTTGCAGCAGACGCAGCTGAGCCTGCACAGACACTTACTGCCGAGCTTGCGCACACACTTAGTGCTGAGGTTACAGAATCTCTAGCGACAGTCAAAGCAGATACAGCTGAGCCTGCGCAGATGCTCAATGCAAAAACGGTGGACGCTGCGCAGACGCTTCCTGAAGAAATAACTGAGCCTGTGCAGATAAACAAAGTAGATCCAGCAAAGCCTGTTAAGTCCCATATGGCAGAAACGGTAGAGTCTGCAACCGACCCTGTGCACACAGTCACTGCAGACACAACAGTGTCTGCCCAAAATCATACAACCTCCGCAACCTATCCGAATACAGCAGAGTCTGCGCAAACCTCCACCACAG ACAGTGCATCTGTCTCAGACGAACAGGACAAGTCGACGTCAGACGTCTCAGAAACG ACGGATGGCTCAGGCACACGCAGGGGCGGATCAGCCAATCAGAGGGCAG GTTCTTCACAGTCAAAGGAGGAGCTGGTCAAAGAAAAGGAGCCACAGGAG GGTCGCAGGAGTAGACGCTCTGCAGCACAGAACAAAGATTTGCCTACAG TGAAACCTGCAATGAAACGCAAGAAATCAGACACCTCGACTACA GATTTAGCGGCAGATGAGATCGAGGAAGagacaaaaaaatctgccaaacaGAGACGAAATGAAG TAAGTCCATCTAAAGATCAGGAAGTGATGAAAGCGAGtgatgaagaagaggaggaagagAAGAAAGATGAGGAAGATGTGACG GGAGACAAAGAGGAAGCTCAGCGAAAACCTCCCCGCCGCGGACGCACCTGCAAAACCACAGATGACTCCG ATGCTGGAGTTTCTGAGAAAAGAGATACAGCTGAGAAAGAAGAGGATGAGGAGGAGGAAACGTCTTCGAGAGCGACGACTCGTGCGGCGTCTCGTCTGGAGGCGGAAAG AAATAAACCGAGCAAACCGTCCACTCGAGCTCTGAGTAAACTCAGTGGAAAAGAGGAGGTGTCTTCAAGCACACg ctCGGTGAGGGGACGTAAACGTGAGACGAGTCCTCCGGTGTCTCGCACTCGCGGGGGACAGAAATCTGATGATCCGCCTTCAAAAAGAGTCAAACGATGA
- the bod1l1 gene encoding uncharacterized protein bod1l1 isoform X3, translating into MSSLHPGDPQLVSVIVNHLKTEGLFDQFRRDCLADVDTKPAYLHLRQRVDNFVSNHLANHTWSPQLNKNQLRNTIRQLVLQSGMLEQGVDRIVAQVVDPKVHHNFRPQVERVVRKFLSPNSSLEEDEPPLAAPPPTTENQEYQLLAPDDRSDAADVQNQETSSSDPTQEQKEEEMDISLNEEEQHTALIEAEEVPEEKDGGEEKEIKLEKEEVKEQGDAENENSTKSSGKIKEETKESDSQKVSGVKQRSGDRLREEYSLEDSDLDGLSDITVSSVHTSDLSSFEGDSDDDPPLSESTEEGEISSEDERGQKTSAGEEKKSRGVRQGYIHKPFLYSRYYSDSDDEVTVEQRRRNVAKDKEERLLKRQQNRERLEEKRRQRAAQTEEQERRKQRPRAKEARKEQKVLEKKVALSRQRKRDNRKDEEKNKNENEGDSVNKDVKAGCLKSSRRSSDLEEQRKKKADDASEEKLQTKTDKNRVHSFILDLELGTEEAQRQRTGGKSERSVRKDSHGKEKERKEKEPSVCDERIKTKLKTESKRAGDASISASDEKEDRKASKVKVDRKSSVSSRESKASISEAADEGSLKKGKMPVDTLKEKTKGEKVGSKSDSKLLRRLDSTGSSEERSEVEASSEVTLKKDKQVPIKPKEVKPADKLKVKSDRKDSSTGERDKRHGSETESDARKAEVGTKVRSVSEKHRSKSREDLKSQKSEKKMPNQDTKSKAEKKTSEEPHKTKDSKTGKRATEKKVQKDSERKSGGKDSSASPTEPTAPMSPVAEPSPVSGTTPLPDDTFGALSDVTADSDGDDVTEPRSLSAEADALLSLMTATSDITQQAVRQETEADLKMKEAALTLLSMDPDIARSSDVIVAESQVAIQMTSDATGCCIPETQSESCAPAVGQQDEQQQDAAASASTVKPTKTETLTVNEVVTSEVADGQREKGDNEKSMEILPADAAEPARANTVDIAQEKQRLETEFAQTLTAEATESTETLKAEAAESAHTPMTAKADADVSAQTPTAEVTESPMMLAADAAKPAQTPTPEGTESHTTLAADPAQTLSAEVTESSTALAADAAEPAQTLTAEVTESSTTLAPGAAEPAQTPTAEVTESPTTLTADAAEPVQTPIAEIMESSTTLAADAAEPAQTPTAEVMESSTTLAADAAEPAQTPTAEVTESPMTLAVDAAEPVQTPTADLTESPMTLAADAAEPAQTPTADVTEIKKTLAEDAAEAVQTLTAEVTESQTTHSADAAESVQTPIAEVTESQTTLKADAVEHVQPPTTVKADTDVPAQTLSAEVAESPMTLTADTAQPVQTPTTVKADAAEPPQTPTAEVTESPTTLAADAAEPAQTPTAEVTESSTTLAADAAEPAQTLTAELAHTLSAEVTESLATVKADTAEPAQMLNAKTVDAAQTLPEEITEPVQINKVDPAKPVKSHMAETVESATDPVHTVTADTTVSAQNHTTSATYPNTAESAQTSTTDSASVSDEQDKSTSDVSETTDGSGTRRGGSANQRAGSSQSKEELVKEKEPQEQGRRSRRSAAQNKDLPTVKPAMKRKKSDTSTTDLAADEIEEETKKSAKQRRNEVSPSKDQEVMKASDEEEEEEKKDEEDVTGDKEEAQRKPPRRGRTCKTTDDSDAGVSEKRDTAEKEEDEEEETSSRATTRAASRLEAERNKPSKPSTRALSKLSGKEEVSSSTRSVRGRKRETSPPVSRTRGGQKSDDPPSKRVKR; encoded by the exons ATGTCGTCGCTGCACCCCGGAGACCCGCAGTTGGTGTCGGTGATCGTGAATCACCTGAAGACGGAAGGATTATTTGATCAGTTCCGTAGAGACTGTCTGGCAGACGTTGACACAAAG CCAGCGTATTTACACTTACGACAGCGAGTGGACAACTTTGTGTCCAACCATCTGGCCAACCACACATGGAGCCCACAGCTAAACAAGAACCAGCTGAGAAACACCATCAGACAACTGGTCCTACA GTCAGGGATGTTGGAGCAAGGGGTGGACAGAATCGTGGCACAAGTTGTTGATCCAAAGGTCCATCACAACTTTCGGCCGCAGGTGGAACGAGTTGTGAGGAAGTTTCTGTCTCCCAACAGCAGTTTGGAAGAGGACGAGCCGCCCCTTGCGGCTCCGCCTCCCACCACAGAAAACCAGGAATATCAGCTGCTGGCTCCAGATGACAGAAGTGATGCAG CTGATGTTCAGAACCAAGAGACCAGCAGCTCTGACCCGACCCAGGAGCAGAAAGAGGAGGAGATGGACATAAGCCTCAATGAGGAGGAGCAGCACACCGCTCTGATCGAGGCAGAGGAAGTGCCAGAGGAGAAAGATGGAGGagaagagaaagagataaagttGGAGAAAGAGGAGGTGAAGGAGCAGGGAGACGCAGAGAATGAGAACAGCACTAAATCGTCAGGAAAGATCAAAGAGGAGACCAAAGAGTCTGACTCCCAGAAAGTGTCCGGTGTAAAGCAGAGGTCTGGAGACCGACTGAGAGAAG aatACTCTCTGGAGGATTCGGATCTGGACGGTCTCAGTGACATCACAGTGAGTTCTGTTCATACCAGCGATCTGTCCTCGTTTGAGGGCGACAGCGATGATGATCCACCACTGTCGGAGTCCACGGAAGAGGGCGAGATCAGTTCAGAGG atgAGAGAGGACAGAAGACATCCGCTGGTGAAGAGAAGAAATCTCGCGGTGTGAGGCAGGGCTACATACACAAACCCTTCCTGTACTCCCGTTACTATAGCGACTCTGATGATGAGGTCACTGTGGAGCAGCGCCGGCGCAATGtg GCCAAAGATAAAGAGGAGAGGTTGTTAAAGCGCCAACAGAACCGAGAGCGTCTGGAGGAGAAACGCAGACAGAGAGCAGCTCAGACTGAGGAGCAGG AGCGGAGGAAACAACGGCCACGGGCAAAAGAAGCTCGAAAAGAACAGAAAGTCCTGGAGAAGAAAGTGGCTCTTAGCAGACAAAGAAAGAGAGACAACAG AAAAgatgaagaaaaaaataaaaatgaaaatgaaggaGATTCAGTCAACAAAGAT GTGAAGGCCGGGTGTCTGAAGTCCTCACGGCGCTCGTCTGATCTGGAGGAGCAGCGCAAAAAGAAAGCAGACGATGCCAGCGAGGAGAAACTACAAACAAAAACTGACAAAAACCGCGTCCACTCTTTCATCCTGGACCTGGAGCTCGGAACAGAGGAAGCTCAACGTCAGAGAACGGGTGGAAAATCTGAGCGAAGTGTTCGGAAAGACTCGCACGGCAAAGAAAAGGAGCGCAAGGAGAAAGAGCCCAGTGTCTGTGATGAACGGATCAAGACCAAACTGAAGACTGAGAGCAAGAGGGCTGGAGATGCATCTATCTCGGCTTCTGATGAGAAAGAAGACAGGAAGGCCTCAAAGGTCAAGGTAGACAGGAAGAGCTCGGTGTCTTCGAGAGAAAGCAAGGCGTCTATTTCTGAAGCTGCAGACGAGGGCAGTCTCAAGAAAGGAAAGATGCCTGTGGACACTCTAAAGGAGAAAACAAAGGGAGAGAAGGTGGGAAGCAAAAGTGACTCGAAGCTGCTCCGCCGTTTAGACTCCACAGGCTCATCTGAGGAAAGGTCAGAGGTGGAGGCAAGTTCAGAAGTCACCCTGAAGAAAGACAAGCAAGTCCCAATAAAGCCAAAGGAGGTCAAACCAGCAGACAAGCTCAAGGTGAAGTCTGACAGAAAGGACTCCTCGACAGGAGAAAGAGACAAGAGACATGGCTCAGAAACTGAAAGTGACGCCCGGAAAGCAGAAGTAGGGACGAAGGTCAGATCCGTGTCAGAGAAACACAGATCTAAATCCAGAGAGGACCTGAAATCCCAGAAGTCTGAAAAGAAGATGCCAAACCAGGACACCAAGAGCAAAGCGGAAAAGAAAACCTCAGAAGAGCCTCACAAAACCAAAGATTCAAAAACTGGAAAAAGAGCAACCGAGAAAAAGGTGCAAAAAGATTCTGAGAGAAAGTCAGGAGGAAAGGATTCAAGCGCAAGCCCGACAGAACCCACGGCCCCGATGTCTCCTGTAGCAGAACCGTCACCTGTCTCCGGCACTACCCCTTTACCGGACGACACGTTTGGCGCGCTGAGCGACGTCACTGCTGACTCAGACGGCGATGATGTGACGGAGCCCCGCTCGCTATCGGCAGAGGCCGACGCCCTCTTGAGTCTGATGACGGCAACAAGTGACATCACGCAGCAAGCTGTAAGACAGGAGACGGAAGCTGATCTAAAGATGAAGGAAGCGGCACTTACATTGCTCTCGATGGATCCAGATATTGCACGCTCATCAGATGTCATTGTTGCAGAATCACAGGTTGCTATTCAGATGACGTCAGATGCCACAGGATGCTGTATACCCGAGACACAAAGTGAGAGTTGTGCGCCTGCTGTCGGTCAGCAGGATGAACAACAGCAAGATGCAG CTGCATCTGCCTCCACTGTGAAACCCACCAAGACTGAGACCCTTACAGTAAATGAGGTGGTGACATCAGAG GTTGCTGATGGGCAGAGAGAGAAAGGAGACAATGAGAAAAGCATGGAGATTCTTCCTGCAGACGCAGCTGAGCCAGCTCGGGCCAACACGGTAGACATAGCCCAGGAAAAACAGAGATTGGAAACTGAGTTTGCGCAGACACTTACTGCAGAGGCAACTGAATCTACAGAAACACTCAAAGCAGAAGCAGCTGAGTCTGCTCACACTCCAATGACAGCCAAAGCTGACGCCGACGTTTCTGCGCAGACACCTACTGCGGAGGTAACAGAATCGCCAATGATGCTTGCAGCAGACGCAGCTAAGCCTGCGCAGACACCCACTCCAGAGGGAACAGAATCACATACGACACTTGCAGCTGATCCTGCGCAGACACTTTCTGCAGAGGTAACGGAATCTTCAACAGCACTTGCAGCAGACGCAGCTGAGCCTGCACAGACACTCACTGCAGAGGTAACAGAATCTTCAACGACACTTGCACCAGGCGCAGCTGAGCCTGCGCAGACACCCACTGCAGAGGTAACGGAATCTCCAACGACACTTACAGCAGACGCAGCTGAGCCTGTGCAGACACCCATTGCAGAGATAATGGAATCTTCAACAACGCTTGCAGCAGATGCAGCTGAGCCTGCGCAGACACCTACTGCAGAGGTAATGGAGTCTTCAACAACACTTGCAGCAGATGCAGCTGAGCCTGCGCAGACACCTACTGCAGAGGTTACGGAATCTCCAATGACACTTGCAGTAGACGCAGCTGAGCCTGTGCAGACACCTACTGCAGATTTAACGGAATCTCCAATGACACTTGCAGCAGACGCAGCTGAGCCTGCGCAGACACCTACTGCAGATGTAACAGAAATCAAAAAGACACTTGCAGAAGACGCAGCTGAGGCTGTGCAGACACTCACTGCAGAGGTAACAGAATCACAAACGACACATTCAGCAGATGCAGCTGAGTCTGTGCAGACACCTATTGCAGAGGTAACAGAATCACAAACGACACTTAAAGCAGATGCAGTTGAGCATGTGCAGCCCCCAACGACAGTCAAAGCAGACACAGATGTGCCTGCGCAGACACTTTCTGCAGAAGTAGCAGAATCTCCAATGACACTgacagcagacacagctcagcCTGTGCAGACTCCTACGACAGTCAAAGCAGATGCAGCTGAGCCTCCGCAGACACCTACTGCAGAGGTAACAGAATCTCCAACGACACTTGCAGCAGACGCAGCTGAACCTGCGCAGACACCTACTGCAGAGGTAACGGAATCTTCAACAACACTTGCAGCAGACGCAGCTGAGCCTGCACAGACACTTACTGCCGAGCTTGCGCACACACTTAGTGCTGAGGTTACAGAATCTCTAGCGACAGTCAAAGCAGATACAGCTGAGCCTGCGCAGATGCTCAATGCAAAAACGGTGGACGCTGCGCAGACGCTTCCTGAAGAAATAACTGAGCCTGTGCAGATAAACAAAGTAGATCCAGCAAAGCCTGTTAAGTCCCATATGGCAGAAACGGTAGAGTCTGCAACCGACCCTGTGCACACAGTCACTGCAGACACAACAGTGTCTGCCCAAAATCATACAACCTCCGCAACCTATCCGAATACAGCAGAGTCTGCGCAAACCTCCACCACAG ACAGTGCATCTGTCTCAGACGAACAGGACAAGTCGACGTCAGACGTCTCAGAAACG ACGGATGGCTCAGGCACACGCAGGGGCGGATCAGCCAATCAGAGGGCAG GTTCTTCACAGTCAAAGGAGGAGCTGGTCAAAGAAAAGGAGCCACAGGAG CAGGGTCGCAGGAGTAGACGCTCTGCAGCACAGAACAAAGATTTGCCTACAG TGAAACCTGCAATGAAACGCAAGAAATCAGACACCTCGACTACA GATTTAGCGGCAGATGAGATCGAGGAAGagacaaaaaaatctgccaaacaGAGACGAAATGAAG TAAGTCCATCTAAAGATCAGGAAGTGATGAAAGCGAGtgatgaagaagaggaggaagagAAGAAAGATGAGGAAGATGTGACG GGAGACAAAGAGGAAGCTCAGCGAAAACCTCCCCGCCGCGGACGCACCTGCAAAACCACAGATGACTCCG ATGCTGGAGTTTCTGAGAAAAGAGATACAGCTGAGAAAGAAGAGGATGAGGAGGAGGAAACGTCTTCGAGAGCGACGACTCGTGCGGCGTCTCGTCTGGAGGCGGAAAG AAATAAACCGAGCAAACCGTCCACTCGAGCTCTGAGTAAACTCAGTGGAAAAGAGGAGGTGTCTTCAAGCACACg ctCGGTGAGGGGACGTAAACGTGAGACGAGTCCTCCGGTGTCTCGCACTCGCGGGGGACAGAAATCTGATGATCCGCCTTCAAAAAGAGTCAAACGATGA